One part of the Flavobacterium johnsoniae UW101 genome encodes these proteins:
- a CDS encoding DUF4255 domain-containing protein — MIFEVIQIIAEQVNNYLEEIGLEKTVVPENIAFLESQSNDIDDPLKDGVALTLINIHEEAALKNFPNHTVENTKTIYRNSIINLNLYLLFSANRDKYINSLNDISKIIEFFQGKKLFTQANTIYNRNSSAMSNVDNFRFTVELYTPTFEELNYIWGTLGGKQLPSALYKVSLIQIERNIVQAEGQLIGEFSGITKKKDQQ, encoded by the coding sequence ATGATTTTTGAAGTAATACAAATAATTGCAGAACAGGTAAATAACTATCTCGAAGAAATTGGGTTAGAGAAAACTGTTGTACCCGAAAATATTGCTTTTTTAGAATCGCAAAGTAATGATATAGACGATCCTTTAAAAGATGGCGTAGCACTTACGTTAATCAATATTCACGAAGAAGCTGCTTTAAAAAACTTCCCAAATCATACGGTTGAAAATACAAAAACAATATACAGAAACAGCATCATCAATTTAAACCTGTATTTGCTGTTTAGCGCCAATAGAGATAAGTATATCAATTCTCTTAATGATATTTCAAAAATCATAGAATTTTTTCAGGGAAAAAAACTTTTTACACAAGCCAATACCATTTATAACCGAAACAGCAGCGCAATGAGCAATGTAGACAATTTTAGATTTACGGTTGAGCTCTACACTCCCACTTTTGAAGAACTAAATTATATCTGGGGAACATTGGGCGGCAAACAGCTTCCATCGGCTTTATATAAAGTAAGCCTGATACAAATTGAACGCAATATTGTACAGGCTGAAGGACAGCTTATTGGCGAATTTTCTGGTATAACTAAAAAGAAAGATCAACAATGA
- a CDS encoding amino acid permease — translation MKKNHDAVEETQLKRGLTNRHIQLIALGGSIGTGLFLGIGPAAVLAGPSVILGYAIAGIIAFFIMRQLGEMVVEEPVSGSFSYFAYKYCGSFAGFASGWNYWILYILVSMAELTAIGVYVQFWWPEIPLWASSLFFFLVINALNFASVKVYGETEFWFSIIKVVAIIAMILFGTYLLISGTGGEHASIHNLYNDGGFFPKGVFEKTAAGDFQGLLSAMALIMFSFGGLELIGITAAEAENPEKNIPKATNQVIYRILIFYVGALVILFALSPWRQITTDSSPFVMVFQNLNGMEFELFGNKIFFTSLIANVLNLIVLTAALSVYNSSVYSNSRMLFGLADQGSAPKFLKKLNKQSVPVNAILVSSCFAAVCILINKVIPEEAFSILMSLVVSCLVINWVMISYTHLQFRRAKDKENTKTKFASIFYPVSNYICFIFLLGILSIMWMTNMKISVELIPIWLLILFVFYKVFKKKE, via the coding sequence GTGAAAAAAAATCATGATGCCGTAGAAGAAACTCAGCTTAAACGCGGGCTGACTAACCGACACATTCAGTTAATTGCCTTAGGCGGATCTATAGGAACAGGTCTTTTCCTGGGCATTGGTCCGGCGGCCGTATTGGCAGGACCTTCGGTTATTTTAGGATATGCTATTGCCGGAATTATCGCTTTCTTTATTATGAGACAGCTTGGCGAAATGGTTGTCGAAGAACCTGTATCTGGAAGTTTTAGTTATTTTGCCTATAAATACTGCGGTTCTTTTGCGGGTTTTGCATCGGGTTGGAATTATTGGATTTTGTATATTCTTGTTAGTATGGCCGAACTAACAGCCATTGGGGTTTATGTACAGTTTTGGTGGCCCGAAATTCCGCTTTGGGCATCCAGTTTGTTTTTCTTTTTGGTTATTAATGCTTTAAATTTTGCCTCGGTAAAAGTGTACGGAGAAACAGAATTTTGGTTCTCAATTATAAAAGTTGTCGCCATTATTGCCATGATTCTTTTTGGTACTTATTTATTAATAAGCGGTACAGGAGGAGAGCACGCCAGTATTCATAATTTGTATAATGATGGAGGTTTTTTTCCAAAAGGAGTTTTTGAAAAAACAGCAGCAGGGGATTTTCAGGGATTATTGTCGGCAATGGCTTTGATTATGTTTTCTTTTGGCGGTTTAGAACTTATTGGAATTACCGCTGCAGAAGCAGAAAATCCAGAAAAAAACATTCCAAAAGCAACCAATCAGGTTATTTACAGAATCCTTATATTTTATGTTGGTGCATTGGTTATTTTGTTTGCTTTGTCGCCGTGGAGACAAATTACAACAGACAGCAGTCCGTTTGTAATGGTTTTTCAAAACTTAAACGGAATGGAGTTTGAACTTTTTGGAAACAAAATATTTTTTACAAGCCTTATCGCAAATGTCCTTAACTTAATTGTATTAACTGCCGCTTTATCTGTATACAACAGCAGTGTGTACAGCAACTCCAGAATGTTATTTGGTTTAGCAGATCAGGGCAGTGCTCCTAAGTTTTTAAAGAAGCTGAACAAACAATCAGTGCCGGTTAATGCTATTTTAGTTTCTTCATGCTTTGCGGCTGTTTGTATTTTAATAAATAAAGTAATTCCAGAAGAAGCTTTTAGTATTTTAATGTCTTTAGTAGTGTCTTGTTTGGTTATTAACTGGGTTATGATTTCGTATACGCACCTGCAGTTTAGACGTGCCAAAGACAAGGAAAACACAAAAACAAAATTTGCTTCTATATTTTATCCGGTAAGTAATTATATCTGTTTCATATTTTTATTGGGAATTTTATCCATCATGTGGATGACGAATATGAAGATATCTGTAGAATTAATTCCTATTTGGCTGTTGATTCTTTTTGTGTTTTATAAGGTTTTTAAAAAGAAGGAATAG